ATAGCGTGAATGAAGAGTTTGACAAGGTTACCTTTACCAAACAGAAAATAGATTATATAAAAGACTACAGGCTGCTGGCATTACTGTATCAGGCTGCCGATCTTTTTGTGAACTCCTCTATTGAAGATTCGGGACCTATGATGGTTTCTGAAGCTTTAGCCTGCGGAACCCCGGTTGTAGGTTTTGATACAGGTGTACTTACCAATATGGTAATAGATAACTATAATGGTTATAAAGCACCGCTAAAAGACAGCAAAAAATTAGCCGAGGGAATTAAAAATATATTTGAACTCAGTAAAGACTCTTACAGTACATTTTCTAAAAACGCAGTTCATCAGGTAGAGGAATTCTCATCCTATGAATATGCTGAAGAAATTTTCACTAAAATTTTGGAACAGGATGATCAAAAGACTTTATAACGAAAAAATTTCCGGTCTCGGCCTTTCTATTTTCAGAATTGCCTATACAATGGTATTACTTTGTGAAGTAGTTCAGCTCAATTATTTCAGACACCTGATCTTTGATAAGATTCCATTTATAAGACCCGCTGAAATTGACTTTGGTATTCCTCTGAGGATATGGATGATTGCCATCATTTTTATTATGTTTGGGCTTTTCACAAGACTGGCAACAATCATTAATTATTTAATGACTGTTATTCTGGTAGGCAGCATAACGACCTATGAATATCACATGTTTTATGCTTATCTGGGAATCAACTTTCTTTTAATGTTTTTGCCCATATCCAGCAATTTATCTCTGGACAGGCTTCTGTTGAAGTATAAATATTCCAACACCAGATTCCAATACAATCCGCCTGAAAAGATCAGTGCTTTATGTTATCTGGTTCCTATATTCGTTGGGCTGGCTTTTGTTTATTTTGATTCCATATTCTATAAATTTACCTCATCTTACTGGACTGTAGGATTAGGAATGTGGTATCCAAGCAGTCTTCCCTTTACCAATTATATTTCCATTCCTTATATACTGGATCAAAAGTACCTGATGCTGTTTTTGGGATATTTAACCCTTGTTTTTGAATTTATTTTCATTTTTACTTTTTTCCTGAAAAAATGGAGAATTCCATTGCTAATTATTGGGCTGGGATTACATGTAGGCATTTTGATATGCTACCCTATTCCTTGGTTTGGATTAGGAATGTGTACCATTTATCTGCTAATGGTTCCTGTTTCATGGTGGGAAAAATTATTTAAAAGTGCTCAAAAACCAGCGCTCCTTACTTTTTATTATGATGGAGAATGTCCGCTGTGTAACCGAACTAAGATTACCATACAGCATTTTGATATTGCCAAAAGGGTTGATTTCAAAACCGTACAGTATTATGCTGAGCAAAATGAATTATTAAAAGATATTCCTACAGATGAACTCCTGAATGATATTCATTCTGTAAGAAACGGAAAAGTTTATAAAGGACTGGATACTTATATTCAGGTTTTCAATGCCATTACTTACTTAAAGCCACTAAGCTGGATTTTACGTATTCCCGGGATTTATCACATGGGAAAAGCAGTTTACCAGTATGTAGCCAAGAACAGAAATACAGAGCGCTGTACAGAAGAAAATTGTGGCTATACCCCACCGGCAATTCCTATTGACGAAGATAAAGTAAAGATCCTTCAGAATTATACTGTTAAGGATTTTAAGATCTCCCTTATCAAAGGAGGCCTGTGTCTAGTTATACTATTTCAAATAATTGTTTCTTACAATTCTATAAAGAACAAAGGAGGATTTGAAAACACTTCAGCAGGAAAAGAAATGAGTAAAATCTCAGATGCGGTAGAAAAGCCTACGAAAACTTATCTTGGGATTACCCATCATGCTGTTTTTATGGATTATCATTTTAATCAATACAACCATATTATTTCTGTTATTTATGTTGATAAAAAAGGCCAGCAGGTATGGCTGCCTATTATTAATAATGATGGTACAGCAGGAAGCTATCTTCATGGCCCCACATGGATCAAATGGACGTTCCGTACTACAGATAATATCATTAATCAGGACAATTTAAAAAGAGGAATCAGGGACTTTAGTGCATTTTGGGCAAGGATGAATGGTGTATGCCTGAAAGATGCTAAATTTATCATCAAAGTAAAGAAAATTGATACACTACCCAATCACTGGGAAGAAGGTTTTTTAAAAAGACAAATGGAGAAACCATGGATGGATGTGGGAGTTGCTACATGGCACGATAAGAAGTATTCTATAGACATTAAAGACATTGAAAGTTTATAATTTATGAAAGTACTTATTACAGGAGCAAACAGTATTTTATCAAAGAGATTGGTTCTTGAACATCCCAATGATGAAGTGCACGTTTTGTATTACAGCCAGCCATCTAATCAGAAGGCTGAATATTTTCCTGTATCCCATATAGCTCAATTAAATACTGATTATAACATTGTTTATATCGTAAGTGCAGTAATTACGAATGATGCGAATAAAAATGATGAAATTTATGAGGTGAATATTAAATGGGTTCAATCAATTTGCAACCGTTTCACGCACTCTAAGGTTATTTTCTTTTCATCCGTTGCTGTTTATGACAATATAGATTCAGGAGTTATTGATGAGAAAACCCTTCCTTCCCCTAAATCAATATATGGGATTAGTAAGCTTTGGGGAGAAAAAATAGTGGAGCAGCATCCTCAATATGGAATTATAAGAATTTCTTCCATGTATGATGAAGAAATGAAGCAAACTACCTTCCTACCTAAAATTATTGAATCTGCCATAAAAGATAACCATATAACCCTTTTAGGAGATGGCAGCAGAATTCAAAATTATATCCATGCAAAAGATGTGGCCTTTCTCGCTAAAAGAGTTGCTATGTATAATAACAATGTGATCTTATTAGGGGTTTCACCGGAAAACCACACCAATAAAGAAGTAGCACAAATAATAAAAAAAACAATAAACTGTACCATTGATTTTAAAGGAGAAGATCTTTCAAGATCAGTAGACTATAAACCATCCAATCATGCTTTATATCAACAGCCCTTTACCACTTTGGAACAAGGAGTAAAAGAATTAATACAATGGAAAATAAAACAGTATTAGTCACAGGAATCGGAGGTAATGTGGGTCAGGGTATTTTAAGAAATATTGCTAAAACCCAATTCCCTGTTCGTCTCGTTGGTTGCAATGTAACAGATTTTTCTGCCGGCAATCATTTGTGTGACTCATTTTATAAGGTTCCCTATGCAATGGCAGACAATTATATTGATGTCATTAACTCTATTGTTGAAAAAGAGAAAATAGATTTAATTATTCCATCTACCGATTACGAAGTATATTATCTGGCTCTGCATAAGGATAAACTGAAAGCGAATGCCGTAGTAAGCAAAGTAAGTACATCAAAAAAATATTTAGATAAGTATCTGTCTTATACATATCATAACGAACATGAACTTCCTTTTGCAGAAGCTTATCTACCGAAAAACTATATTCCCGGTACTTTCACAGACTATATTGTAAAGCCGAGAGAAGGAAGAGGATCCAGAGGACTGCATATTAACCCAGAGGATTTATCAATATTTGATGATACCTACATGGTACAGAAACTGATCAAAGGAAAAGAGATTACCACCGCTTTCTATGTCAATAAAAATAATGAGCTTCATGGTTTTATAAATCTCGAACGCACTTTGGAAAATGGGGCTACCAATGAGTGTATTGTAAACAGATCTTTTGATAAGGAACTGGAAATAATACTTAAAAAACTTGTTTCTAAAAATGATTTTATAGGAAGTGCAAACCTTCAGTCTATTGTAGATGAAGAGGGAAATATTATTCCGTTTGAGATAAATTGCAGGATTTCAGGAACCAATTCTATCCGTTCCAATTTCGGTTTTGAAGATGTTAAATATACTTTAGAAGAGTATTTATACAACATGTCTCCAAGCAAAACAAATATTACCGAAGGAGTTGCAGTGAGAATCTTAATGGATGTCATTTATCCCGGACAGCCCAATATTGATCTTTTGAAAGATAATTCATCACCTCATTATATTTTTTAAAATATGGAAATTTTACTATTAGACGCCGCAAATACGCTCATTCACAAACCTTCCTTATGGAATAAACTGATGAATGTGCTTCAAAGTAATGGTTATTCTGTAGATAAAGATTCTTTATTTCTGAGACATAAAATACTCTCTGAAATCATCAATTTTCCAGAT
The nucleotide sequence above comes from Chryseobacterium sp. 7. Encoded proteins:
- a CDS encoding ATP-grasp domain-containing protein, yielding MENKTVLVTGIGGNVGQGILRNIAKTQFPVRLVGCNVTDFSAGNHLCDSFYKVPYAMADNYIDVINSIVEKEKIDLIIPSTDYEVYYLALHKDKLKANAVVSKVSTSKKYLDKYLSYTYHNEHELPFAEAYLPKNYIPGTFTDYIVKPREGRGSRGLHINPEDLSIFDDTYMVQKLIKGKEITTAFYVNKNNELHGFINLERTLENGATNECIVNRSFDKELEIILKKLVSKNDFIGSANLQSIVDEEGNIIPFEINCRISGTNSIRSNFGFEDVKYTLEEYLYNMSPSKTNITEGVAVRILMDVIYPGQPNIDLLKDNSSPHYIF
- a CDS encoding DCC1-like thiol-disulfide oxidoreductase family protein, whose translation is MIKRLYNEKISGLGLSIFRIAYTMVLLCEVVQLNYFRHLIFDKIPFIRPAEIDFGIPLRIWMIAIIFIMFGLFTRLATIINYLMTVILVGSITTYEYHMFYAYLGINFLLMFLPISSNLSLDRLLLKYKYSNTRFQYNPPEKISALCYLVPIFVGLAFVYFDSIFYKFTSSYWTVGLGMWYPSSLPFTNYISIPYILDQKYLMLFLGYLTLVFEFIFIFTFFLKKWRIPLLIIGLGLHVGILICYPIPWFGLGMCTIYLLMVPVSWWEKLFKSAQKPALLTFYYDGECPLCNRTKITIQHFDIAKRVDFKTVQYYAEQNELLKDIPTDELLNDIHSVRNGKVYKGLDTYIQVFNAITYLKPLSWILRIPGIYHMGKAVYQYVAKNRNTERCTEENCGYTPPAIPIDEDKVKILQNYTVKDFKISLIKGGLCLVILFQIIVSYNSIKNKGGFENTSAGKEMSKISDAVEKPTKTYLGITHHAVFMDYHFNQYNHIISVIYVDKKGQQVWLPIINNDGTAGSYLHGPTWIKWTFRTTDNIINQDNLKRGIRDFSAFWARMNGVCLKDAKFIIKVKKIDTLPNHWEEGFLKRQMEKPWMDVGVATWHDKKYSIDIKDIESL
- a CDS encoding NAD-dependent epimerase/dehydratase family protein, coding for MKVLITGANSILSKRLVLEHPNDEVHVLYYSQPSNQKAEYFPVSHIAQLNTDYNIVYIVSAVITNDANKNDEIYEVNIKWVQSICNRFTHSKVIFFSSVAVYDNIDSGVIDEKTLPSPKSIYGISKLWGEKIVEQHPQYGIIRISSMYDEEMKQTTFLPKIIESAIKDNHITLLGDGSRIQNYIHAKDVAFLAKRVAMYNNNVILLGVSPENHTNKEVAQIIKKTINCTIDFKGEDLSRSVDYKPSNHALYQQPFTTLEQGVKELIQWKIKQY